The Sphaerospermopsis torques-reginae ITEP-024 genome has a window encoding:
- a CDS encoding U32 family peptidase yields the protein MTTITKIKLPELLAPAGNWECAKAAVENGADAIYFGLEKFNARMRADNFTIADLPELMEFLHLRGVKGYITLNTLIFPSELTEAEQYLKNIISAGVDALIVQDVGICRLIRHLSPDFPIHASTQMTITSAAGVEFAKSLGCQLVVLARECSIKEINKIQQQISEKNIILPLEIFVHGALCVAYSGQCLTSEALGGRSANRGECAQACRMPYHLIADGKFVDLGNRKYLLSPQDLSGLKVLPELVKSGVTSLKIEGRLKTPEYVANVTQVYRKALDRIAERPNPLTFFPSREGGTGGQDQYNLEMAFSRGLYTGWFEGINNQELVHANFGKKRGVYLGEVTRIKNEQITIKIAAPVKPGDGVVFDNGHPEAKEEGGRIYEVISKGKEVILTFGRNNLNPYKIKIGDKVWKTSDPELDKKIRQSYEGEYPQFTRPINIDVYGEVGDKLIAISQDEMGNIVKVESEILLQSAHTKPLTSEKLTEQFGRLGNTPFHLASLQNQIIGNAMLPVSELNKMRREIVAKLEELRSKPKLWQLNYSAKWQDLINESSGIIKRVINHEGHKGQEGKKVEESPYVSLIILVRNIQQLKAALTADIKTIYCEFEDPRNYKEAVKISRESPKATSIFVAPPRITKPGESWILKQVKDSQADGYLIRNYDHLEYFAGERCIGDFSLNVANPLTADYFIKRFGLERLTASYDLNINQIVDLITSYAPQFLEVTIHQHIPMFHMEHCVFCAFLSEGTDYTNCGRPCEKQEVKIRDRVGSEHILKADAGCRNTVYNGAAQTGAEYVQKLIGLGLQHLRIEFLNETPTQVQETIHYYQQLIQGEITGSELWKTLKLQNQLLQNQLGVTRGALGLM from the coding sequence CAGATAATTTTACCATTGCAGATTTACCGGAATTAATGGAATTTCTACACCTACGGGGAGTCAAAGGTTATATTACCTTAAACACCCTAATTTTCCCCTCAGAACTGACGGAAGCGGAGCAATACCTCAAAAACATCATTTCTGCCGGTGTTGATGCTCTCATCGTCCAAGATGTGGGTATTTGTCGTCTCATTCGTCATCTTTCCCCAGACTTTCCCATTCACGCATCAACCCAAATGACTATTACCAGTGCTGCGGGGGTAGAATTTGCTAAATCTTTGGGATGTCAATTAGTAGTTTTAGCGCGAGAATGTTCAATTAAAGAAATCAATAAAATTCAACAACAAATATCGGAAAAAAATATTATTTTACCCTTAGAAATATTCGTTCATGGTGCTTTGTGTGTTGCATATTCTGGACAATGTTTAACCAGCGAAGCATTAGGAGGACGTTCCGCAAATAGAGGTGAATGCGCTCAAGCTTGTAGAATGCCATATCATTTAATTGCAGATGGAAAATTTGTAGATTTAGGTAATAGAAAATATTTACTCAGTCCTCAAGATTTGTCAGGTTTAAAAGTATTACCAGAATTAGTAAAATCTGGGGTGACATCTTTAAAAATAGAAGGAAGATTAAAAACACCAGAATATGTTGCTAATGTGACTCAAGTTTATAGAAAAGCATTAGATAGAATAGCGGAAAGACCTAACCCCCTAACCTTCTTCCCTTCAAGGGAAGGGGGAACAGGAGGTCAAGACCAATATAATTTAGAAATGGCATTTTCTCGCGGACTTTATACGGGATGGTTTGAGGGAATAAATAATCAAGAATTAGTTCACGCAAACTTCGGTAAAAAACGCGGTGTTTATTTGGGAGAAGTTACCCGCATTAAAAATGAACAAATAACCATAAAAATTGCCGCACCTGTGAAACCTGGTGACGGGGTAGTGTTTGATAATGGACACCCAGAAGCAAAAGAAGAAGGGGGAAGAATATATGAAGTTATATCCAAAGGTAAAGAAGTAATTTTAACTTTTGGGAGAAATAACTTAAACCCTTATAAAATCAAGATAGGTGATAAAGTTTGGAAAACCAGTGACCCAGAATTAGATAAAAAAATTCGTCAAAGTTATGAAGGTGAATATCCCCAATTTACTAGACCTATTAATATAGATGTCTATGGGGAAGTGGGAGATAAGTTAATAGCTATTTCTCAAGATGAAATGGGTAATATTGTCAAAGTTGAATCAGAAATATTATTACAGTCAGCACATACTAAACCCTTAACATCAGAAAAATTAACAGAACAATTTGGACGTTTAGGAAATACACCTTTTCATTTAGCAAGTTTGCAAAATCAAATCATTGGTAATGCAATGTTACCCGTGAGTGAGTTAAATAAAATGCGTCGGGAAATAGTAGCAAAATTAGAGGAGTTAAGAAGTAAACCTAAACTTTGGCAATTAAATTATAGTGCAAAATGGCAAGATTTAATCAATGAAAGTTCAGGTATAATTAAGAGAGTAATTAACCACGAAGGACACAAAGGACAAGAAGGTAAGAAGGTTGAAGAGAGTCCTTATGTTTCTTTGATAATTTTAGTGAGAAATATTCAACAACTCAAAGCAGCATTAACCGCAGATATTAAAACAATATACTGTGAATTTGAAGACCCGCGCAATTATAAAGAAGCGGTAAAAATATCCAGGGAATCTCCAAAAGCAACAAGTATTTTTGTAGCACCTCCCCGCATTACTAAACCGGGAGAAAGTTGGATTTTAAAACAGGTGAAAGACTCCCAAGCTGATGGTTATTTGATTAGAAATTACGACCATTTAGAATATTTTGCAGGTGAAAGATGTATTGGGGATTTTTCTTTAAATGTTGCTAACCCTCTCACCGCAGATTATTTTATTAAGCGGTTTGGTTTAGAAAGGTTAACTGCATCCTACGACTTAAATATTAACCAAATTGTAGATTTAATTACCAGTTATGCACCGCAATTTTTGGAGGTGACAATACATCAACATATTCCTATGTTTCACATGGAACATTGCGTTTTTTGTGCTTTTCTTTCTGAAGGAACAGACTACACTAACTGCGGTAGACCATGCGAAAAACAGGAAGTTAAAATTAGAGACAGGGTAGGTAGTGAACACATCCTTAAAGCAGACGCAGGATGTAGAAATACAGTATACAATGGTGCTGCTCAAACTGGGGCAGAATATGTACAAAAATTAATAGGTTTGGGTTTGCAACATTTGAGAATTGAATTTCTCAACGAAACACCAACACAAGTACAGGAAACCATACATTATTATCAACAACTTATCCAAGGAGAAATCACAGGTTCAGAACTGTGGAAAACATTAAAGTTACAAAATCAACTTTTACAAAATCAATTAGGTGTGACTCGTGGTGCTTTAGGTTTGATGTAA
- a CDS encoding dynamin-like GTPase family protein, giving the protein MSNLAPQCQQLQTQVETILQLIHQEPALRSQDITSVQISLDKAISPRFEIVFAGAFSAGKSMLINALLERELLYSAEGHATGTECKIEYAPANEERVVLTFLSEAEIREQAIFLCQQLGFNTVENINKQDVIDLLHQGCDVIIQQEGGESKSERAKLAKALTLLLDGYVANRERINTLNNATYSMEQFNFCNLKEAAGYARRGSNSAVLKRIEYYCHHPLLEDGNIIIDTPGIDAPVAKDAQLTYAKIQHPDTSAVVCVLKPASAGDMTKEETELLETMRRNAGIRDRVFYIFNRIDETWYNNQLRQRLEDLINGQFRESQRVYKTSGLLGFYGSLLKQTSQLDRFGLDSIFAESVKGLDGKEETPQFVYAFNNYCVIAGKLSPSQFRIYLNGFETPNQNYVRILNEQGTPLIKQLIQDSGIEEFRNAITRYLTEEKRPQLFKNLADDLGDICIKLKKHYQNIQRDLDSQPREIESMKEYELQKLNQQLQQVGRDFNQHINEEVNKIINNHCEEFENDFRQLQSKMIRRLDELLDTFSVADAYRRATLSHPRNATAPLLAILVEAFYYLSNQLEDILTESCEQVIANLFQLLMDKIRKSEYYRQLYRLLGNDGGIELQVKEVEKLITQALVTAARVECDRFVRESSRFYNEGTFSIYQFRQVLEQTSQGYDAESVIEAEPAIRQLLKLDFEPKVSYTIRQSFRQTINQTIKTQLLPMGEKQADEILQLYPQARGYLEKTLQQEAEEKIANNQRLLNQVEDKIQEYNSAVLGINNCLQSMQLYEHLLPVIGGEEV; this is encoded by the coding sequence ATGTCAAATTTAGCGCCCCAGTGTCAGCAACTGCAAACACAAGTTGAGACGATTCTGCAACTAATACATCAAGAACCTGCTTTGCGTTCTCAAGATATTACATCTGTGCAGATATCTTTAGATAAAGCTATTTCTCCCCGGTTTGAAATTGTGTTTGCAGGTGCTTTTAGTGCTGGAAAATCAATGTTAATTAATGCACTTTTGGAAAGAGAATTATTATATAGTGCAGAAGGACACGCAACAGGGACAGAATGTAAAATTGAGTATGCACCAGCAAATGAAGAAAGGGTAGTTTTAACATTTTTAAGTGAAGCAGAAATCAGAGAACAAGCGATTTTTTTATGTCAACAATTGGGATTCAATACTGTTGAAAATATCAACAAACAAGATGTAATTGATTTATTGCATCAAGGATGTGATGTGATTATTCAACAAGAAGGAGGAGAAAGTAAATCAGAACGTGCAAAACTTGCTAAAGCCTTAACTTTATTATTAGATGGATATGTAGCAAATCGGGAGAGAATTAATACTTTGAATAATGCTACTTATTCAATGGAACAATTTAACTTTTGTAACCTCAAAGAAGCTGCGGGATATGCAAGACGAGGTAGTAATAGCGCGGTTTTAAAACGGATTGAATATTATTGTCATCATCCCCTTTTAGAAGATGGTAATATTATTATTGACACACCAGGAATTGATGCACCAGTAGCGAAAGATGCACAATTAACTTATGCAAAAATTCAACATCCAGATACATCCGCGGTAGTTTGTGTTCTCAAACCTGCATCCGCAGGAGATATGACAAAAGAAGAAACAGAACTTTTGGAAACTATGCGGAGAAATGCAGGTATTAGAGACAGGGTTTTTTATATTTTCAACCGCATTGATGAAACTTGGTACAATAACCAACTGCGACAAAGATTAGAAGATTTAATTAATGGACAATTTCGGGAAAGTCAAAGAGTTTATAAAACCAGTGGTTTGTTAGGTTTTTATGGAAGTCTTTTAAAACAAACCAGTCAGTTAGATAGATTTGGGTTAGATTCGATTTTTGCAGAAAGTGTCAAAGGTTTAGACGGGAAAGAAGAAACACCACAATTTGTTTATGCTTTCAATAATTATTGTGTGATTGCTGGTAAACTTTCTCCTAGTCAATTTCGCATTTATCTTAACGGTTTTGAAACTCCTAATCAAAACTATGTGAGAATTTTAAATGAACAGGGAACACCGTTAATTAAACAACTGATTCAAGATAGTGGAATTGAGGAATTTAGAAATGCAATTACCCGGTATCTGACAGAAGAAAAACGTCCTCAGTTATTTAAAAACCTTGCGGATGATTTAGGAGATATTTGTATTAAACTCAAGAAACACTATCAAAATATCCAACGAGATTTAGATAGTCAACCGCGAGAAATTGAAAGCATGAAAGAATATGAGTTGCAAAAATTAAATCAGCAACTCCAGCAAGTTGGTAGAGATTTCAATCAACATATTAATGAAGAAGTCAACAAAATCATCAATAATCATTGTGAGGAATTTGAAAATGATTTTCGGCAATTACAATCAAAAATGATTCGTCGTTTAGATGAATTATTAGATACCTTTTCCGTCGCTGATGCTTATCGTCGTGCAACTTTGAGTCATCCCCGCAATGCAACCGCACCTTTATTAGCGATTTTGGTGGAAGCTTTTTATTATTTATCAAATCAGTTGGAGGATATTTTAACTGAGTCTTGTGAACAGGTGATTGCTAATTTATTCCAACTGTTAATGGATAAGATTAGAAAATCAGAATATTACCGTCAATTGTATCGTTTGTTGGGTAATGATGGGGGAATTGAATTACAAGTTAAAGAGGTAGAAAAGTTAATTACTCAAGCTTTGGTAACTGCTGCAAGGGTAGAATGTGATAGATTTGTACGCGAAAGTTCCAGATTTTATAATGAAGGGACATTTTCGATTTATCAATTTAGACAAGTATTAGAACAAACTTCACAAGGTTATGATGCAGAAAGTGTGATAGAAGCTGAACCTGCAATTAGACAATTGTTGAAGTTAGATTTTGAACCGAAAGTTTCTTACACTATTCGTCAATCTTTCCGTCAAACTATCAACCAAACTATTAAGACTCAGTTGTTACCAATGGGGGAAAAACAAGCAGATGAGATTTTACAACTTTATCCCCAAGCGCGTGGTTATTTGGAGAAGACTTTGCAACAGGAAGCTGAGGAAAAGATTGCTAATAATCAACGTTTGTTGAATCAGGTTGAGGATAAAATTCAGGAGTATAATTCTGCGGTTTTGGGGATTAATAATTGTCTACAATCTATGCAGTTATATGAACATCTTTTACCTGTGATTGGTGGGGAAGAGGTGTAG
- a CDS encoding KGK domain-containing protein, translating to MEDNFQLFDCEDGDIVIDFDGHILKVSQLDQAISKVILDNDGLKQLNEKLDKINSRTLPSTKNKKDWIEQGVDCKVLKPGKNWESGKFRVKFTLEFCPDEPEIKETKEPESPLDGILRQINDLSS from the coding sequence ATGGAAGATAATTTTCAATTGTTTGATTGTGAAGATGGTGATATTGTGATTGATTTTGATGGACATATATTAAAAGTCAGTCAATTGGATCAAGCAATATCAAAAGTGATTTTAGATAATGATGGATTAAAGCAATTAAATGAGAAGTTAGATAAGATAAATAGTCGTACTTTACCATCTACGAAAAATAAAAAAGATTGGATAGAGCAAGGTGTTGATTGTAAAGTTTTAAAACCTGGGAAAAATTGGGAGTCTGGAAAGTTTAGAGTCAAATTTACCCTAGAATTTTGTCCTGATGAACCAGAAATTAAAGAAACCAAAGAACCAGAATCACCACTTGATGGTATACTTCGTCAAATAAATGATCTATCATCATAA
- a CDS encoding Uma2 family endonuclease: MIQLKNKLTLEEFIALPESDTIYELVNGEAIPKYKNEQMSPKFFHGSTTGSLFILLSKWAQEKGRVVIEWSVKLTKNQQDWIPVPDLTYVSYDRLPIDWLKDEPCPVIPELVIEIISPGQTFGDMIEKATYYLQAGISLVWVVDTVSQTITVFTSSSLPITYRNQQIISNELLSGLQITPYDIFKNAGLIR, encoded by the coding sequence ATGATTCAACTTAAAAATAAACTCACCCTAGAAGAATTTATCGCACTTCCTGAAAGTGATACTATATATGAATTGGTTAACGGTGAAGCTATACCTAAATATAAAAATGAACAAATGTCACCTAAATTTTTTCACGGTTCAACTACAGGATCACTATTTATATTATTATCTAAATGGGCGCAAGAAAAAGGCCGTGTTGTGATTGAATGGAGTGTAAAATTAACTAAAAATCAACAAGATTGGATACCCGTACCAGATTTAACTTATGTTTCTTATGATCGTCTTCCTATTGACTGGTTAAAAGATGAACCTTGTCCAGTGATACCAGAATTAGTAATTGAAATTATTTCTCCTGGTCAAACTTTTGGAGATATGATTGAAAAAGCTACCTATTATTTACAAGCTGGAATTTCTCTAGTTTGGGTAGTAGATACAGTTTCGCAAACTATCACAGTCTTTACCTCATCTTCTCTACCTATCACTTATAGAAATCAGCAAATTATTAGTAATGAATTATTATCAGGTTTGCAAATTACACCTTATGATATATTTAAAAATGCAGGTTTAATTCGTTAA
- a CDS encoding DUF2252 domain-containing protein, which yields MNNIKTRIETFNHGRDPELLKLKYKKISTDPFSFFRGTCHLFYEDLPQDSPLNNAPLTWICGDLHLENFGSYKGDNRLVYFDINDFDESVLAPCTWDLVRFITSILVGSHAVGINDEEALHLSEIYLKTYTANLADGKARTVEKETAKGLVKDLLDSLEHRQRAKFLDKYTKEKKGKRRLVVDDKRILKATDAEQKKVNKLIKQWHHTTDQNPEFYEILDVEKRIAGNGSLGLERYIVLVEGNGSPDENYLLDFKETQPSSLQPYLTVSQPKWETPGARVVAIQNRFQGIAPALLEDINDGETSYVLKELQPEKDTVHLQAWDGNLGHLERLIATMSEVTAWDQLRSSGRQGSAIADELIEFAQTISWHNSIIEYAQNYAQQVEKDFQEFSQSI from the coding sequence ATGAACAACATCAAAACCCGCATCGAAACCTTCAACCACGGAAGAGATCCAGAATTATTAAAATTAAAATATAAAAAAATCTCTACCGATCCATTTTCTTTCTTTCGGGGAACTTGTCATTTATTCTATGAAGATTTACCTCAAGATTCACCTCTGAATAATGCACCTCTCACCTGGATATGTGGTGATTTACATTTAGAAAACTTCGGAAGTTATAAAGGTGATAACCGTTTAGTTTATTTTGATATTAATGATTTTGATGAATCAGTTCTTGCACCTTGTACCTGGGATTTAGTGAGATTTATCACAAGTATTCTTGTTGGTTCTCATGCAGTGGGAATAAATGACGAAGAAGCATTACATTTAAGTGAGATTTATTTAAAAACCTACACTGCAAATCTCGCTGATGGAAAAGCTAGAACCGTAGAAAAGGAAACTGCAAAAGGTTTAGTTAAAGATTTATTAGACAGTTTAGAACACAGACAACGGGCTAAATTTTTAGATAAATACACCAAAGAAAAGAAGGGTAAAAGACGTTTAGTAGTTGATGATAAACGAATTTTAAAAGCTACAGATGCAGAACAGAAGAAAGTTAACAAATTAATTAAACAATGGCATCATACCACAGATCAAAATCCAGAATTTTATGAAATTCTCGATGTCGAAAAACGCATTGCTGGTAATGGTAGTTTAGGTTTAGAACGTTATATAGTTCTAGTAGAAGGTAATGGTTCACCGGATGAGAACTATTTGCTAGATTTTAAAGAAACTCAACCCAGTTCTTTACAACCTTATCTGACTGTTTCGCAACCAAAATGGGAAACTCCAGGTGCAAGAGTTGTTGCAATTCAAAATCGTTTTCAAGGTATTGCACCAGCATTATTAGAAGATATCAATGATGGTGAAACATCTTATGTTTTAAAAGAATTGCAACCAGAAAAAGATACAGTCCATTTACAAGCGTGGGATGGAAATTTAGGACATTTAGAAAGATTAATTGCAACAATGTCTGAAGTTACAGCTTGGGATCAATTACGCAGTAGTGGTAGACAAGGTTCAGCTATTGCTGATGAATTAATTGAATTTGCCCAAACTATATCATGGCATAATTCTATTATAGAATATGCCCAAAATTATGCTCAACAAGTAGAAAAAGATTTTCAGGAATTTAGTCAATCAATATGA
- a CDS encoding HNH endonuclease, producing MNKTPRISIPPEVRKYVYQRDKYQCQSCGKTTLETNLSIDHIIPLSRGGKNDISNLQTLCLTCNQSKTNKIDHRFHRHFDL from the coding sequence ATGAACAAAACCCCACGTATTTCCATACCTCCAGAAGTGAGAAAGTATGTTTATCAAAGGGATAAATATCAATGTCAAAGCTGCGGTAAAACTACCTTAGAAACTAACCTCAGCATTGATCATATCATCCCTTTATCCCGTGGGGGAAAAAACGATATTAGTAACCTGCAAACTCTTTGTTTAACTTGCAATCAAAGTAAAACAAATAAAATTGATCATCGGTTTCACCGACATTTCGATCTTTAA
- a CDS encoding glycoside hydrolase family 13 protein, whose amino-acid sequence MQIHTPDWVKHAVFYQIFPDRFAKSTQPRKRLLNDPKWEDWDAFPTLQGYKGGDLWGILEQLDYIQSLGINAIYFTPIFQSASNHRYHTHDYYQVDPLLGGNAAFKELLDAAHQRNIKIVLDGVFNHASRGIFFFHDILENGPHSPWVDWFKIQGWPLAPYTGDAPANYESWAGIRSLPVFNHDNPEVREYIMEIAEYWIKFGIDGWRLDVPFEIKTPGFWQEFRSRVKAINPDAYIVGEVWTDSRQWLDGTQFDGVMNYLFTGPTIAFTAGNRVDLEMVKGRDYETSPPLFAAEYAEKIEDLLKLYPWEIQLTQLNLLASHDTARLITIASGDVASVELATLLLLTFPGAPSIYYGDEVGLPGGIDPDSRRGFPLQESWNLQILETHKQLIYLRHQYPALRVGSYQVIYAESTLYVFIRSWENEELMIAVNVGEESVTVSFDGGNLQSKPQNLLFGNGEVKWNNENVSLSVTGRSGCIFS is encoded by the coding sequence ATGCAGATTCACACACCAGATTGGGTTAAACACGCGGTTTTCTACCAAATCTTCCCCGATAGATTCGCTAAAAGTACACAACCCCGGAAACGTTTATTAAATGATCCGAAATGGGAAGATTGGGATGCTTTTCCCACACTTCAAGGTTATAAAGGCGGGGATTTATGGGGGATTTTAGAACAATTAGATTATATCCAAAGTTTAGGCATTAATGCTATTTACTTTACTCCCATTTTTCAATCTGCAAGTAATCACCGTTATCATACCCATGATTATTATCAAGTTGATCCTTTATTGGGAGGAAATGCAGCTTTTAAAGAATTACTAGATGCGGCACATCAACGTAATATTAAAATAGTTCTAGATGGGGTTTTTAATCATGCAAGTCGGGGGATTTTCTTCTTTCACGACATATTAGAAAATGGACCTCATTCACCTTGGGTAGATTGGTTTAAAATTCAAGGTTGGCCACTTGCACCTTACACGGGTGATGCACCTGCAAATTATGAAAGTTGGGCGGGTATTCGTTCTTTACCGGTGTTTAATCATGATAACCCAGAAGTGCGGGAATATATTATGGAAATTGCCGAATATTGGATTAAATTCGGTATTGATGGTTGGCGTTTAGATGTACCTTTTGAAATTAAAACTCCTGGTTTTTGGCAAGAATTTAGAAGTAGAGTAAAAGCAATAAATCCTGATGCTTATATTGTGGGGGAAGTGTGGACAGATTCGCGTCAGTGGTTGGATGGAACACAATTTGATGGGGTAATGAATTATTTATTTACGGGTCCAACTATTGCTTTTACTGCGGGAAATCGTGTAGATTTAGAAATGGTAAAAGGGCGAGATTATGAAACATCTCCACCTTTATTTGCTGCTGAATATGCAGAAAAAATTGAGGATTTATTAAAACTTTATCCTTGGGAAATTCAACTTACACAACTGAATTTATTAGCAAGTCATGATACAGCGAGATTAATAACTATTGCTAGTGGTGATGTTGCATCTGTGGAATTAGCAACTTTGTTATTATTGACTTTTCCGGGAGCGCCTAGTATATATTATGGTGATGAAGTGGGTTTACCTGGTGGAATAGATCCTGATAGTCGTCGCGGTTTTCCTTTACAGGAAAGTTGGAATTTGCAAATACTGGAAACTCACAAACAATTAATTTATTTACGTCATCAATATCCAGCTTTGAGGGTGGGAAGTTATCAAGTTATTTATGCGGAAAGTACGCTGTATGTGTTTATAAGAAGTTGGGAAAATGAGGAGTTAATGATTGCGGTAAATGTGGGTGAGGAGTCGGTTACAGTTAGTTTTGATGGGGGGAATTTACAAAGTAAACCACAAAATTTATTGTTTGGAAATGGGGAAGTAAAATGGAATAATGAGAATGTTAGCTTGAGTGTTACTGGGCGTAGTGGGTGTATTTTTAGTTGA
- a CDS encoding helix-turn-helix domain-containing protein: MFTQLKHIFVANMNARMKAFGLRVRYFRKLLKLSQDELAAKADLHRTYIGAVERGERNISLINIFRLADALEVTAKDLFDHEIENGENTK, from the coding sequence ATGTTTACTCAGTTAAAGCACATATTTGTTGCTAACATGAATGCCAGAATGAAGGCTTTTGGCTTACGGGTTCGTTATTTCAGAAAACTTTTAAAGCTTTCTCAAGATGAATTAGCTGCAAAAGCGGACTTGCATCGTACATACATTGGTGCTGTAGAAAGGGGCGAAAGAAATATTAGTTTGATTAATATTTTTCGTTTAGCAGACGCACTTGAAGTCACAGCAAAAGATTTATTTGATCATGAAATAGAAAATGGAGAAAACACAAAATGA
- a CDS encoding type I restriction endonuclease: MINENELLNIALTNIRKVLEFNPYKSYIGVKNREEFQQIIANDPAFGCLGLDDERYVIARVGGNLVTSLHRKIGDMYQALFAYLLKESFGLTENELHFSVTVKIGERDQIRSTDGLIRKDKFNQNIPTEWMQFAGIGFEVRSCYQIGDSKRIQADYDISLALKANNILPVMLVFCNTSLKSPLSRLSKSWEVYEGINSFNLVRSITGFNLYDFLQKNSEPLKNEIDYIFSNF, translated from the coding sequence ATGATTAATGAAAATGAGTTACTGAATATAGCTTTAACAAATATTAGAAAAGTTTTAGAATTTAATCCTTATAAGAGCTATATAGGTGTAAAAAATCGAGAAGAATTTCAGCAAATCATAGCTAATGATCCTGCTTTTGGATGTCTAGGTTTAGATGATGAAAGATACGTCATTGCTAGAGTTGGAGGAAATCTTGTTACCTCTTTACATAGAAAAATTGGTGATATGTATCAGGCTTTATTTGCCTATTTATTAAAAGAAAGTTTTGGCTTAACAGAAAATGAGCTACACTTTAGTGTCACAGTTAAAATTGGTGAGCGTGATCAGATACGCTCCACTGATGGATTAATCAGAAAGGATAAATTTAATCAAAATATTCCTACGGAGTGGATGCAATTTGCCGGAATAGGATTTGAGGTACGATCTTGCTATCAAATTGGTGATTCTAAAAGAATCCAGGCTGATTATGATATTTCCTTAGCTTTAAAAGCTAACAATATTTTACCTGTAATGCTCGTTTTTTGCAACACATCTTTAAAAAGTCCTTTAAGCAGACTATCAAAGAGTTGGGAAGTTTATGAAGGAATCAACAGTTTTAATTTAGTTCGCTCTATTACTGGTTTTAACCTTTATGATTTTCTTCAGAAAAATTCAGAACCTTTAAAAAATGAGATAGATTATATCTTCTCTAATTTCTAA